From the genome of Globicephala melas chromosome 11, mGloMel1.2, whole genome shotgun sequence, one region includes:
- the QARS1 gene encoding glutamine--tRNA ligase isoform X1, which translates to MAALDPLSLFTGLGLSEHKARETLKNTALSAQLREAATQAQQTLGCTIDKATGTLLYGLASRLRDPRRLSFLVSYIANRKIHTETQLSAALEYVRSHPLDPINTMVFEQECGVGVVVTPEQIEEAVEAAINRHRPQLLVERYHFNMGLLMGEARAGLKWADGKMIKHEVDMQVLHLLGPKTETDLEKKPKVAKARPEETDRRTAKDVVENGETVVQTLSLMEQLRGEALKFHKPGENYKTPGYVTTPYTMDLLKQHLEITGGQVRTRFPPEPNGILHIGHAKAINFNFGYAKANNGICFLRFDDTNPEKEEAKFFTAICDMVAWLGYIPYKVTYASNYFDQLYAWAEELIRRGQAYVCHQRGEELKGHNPLPSPWRDRPTEESLLLFEAMRKGKFAEGEATLRMKLVMEDGKMDPVAYRVKYTPHHRTGDTWCIYPTYDYTHCLCDSIEHITHSLCTKEFQARRSSYFWLCNALDVYCPVQWEYGRLNLHYAVVSKRKILQLVAAGAVRDWDDPRLFTLTALRRRGFPPEAINNFCARVGVTVAQTTMEPHLLEACVRDVLNDTAPRAMAVLEPLQVVITNFPAAKSLDIQVPSFPADETKGFHQIPFGPIVFIERTDFKEEPEPGYKRLAWGQPVGLRHTGYVIELQHVVKGPSGCVESLEVTCRRADAGEKPKAFIHWVSQPLTCEIRLYERLFQHKNPEDPAEVPGGFLSDLNPASLQVVEAALVDCSVALAKPFDKFQFERLGYFSVDPDSRQGQLVFNRTVTLKEDPGKV; encoded by the exons ATGGCAGCTCTGGACCCTCTGTCGCTCTTCACCGGCCTCGGCCTGAGCGAACACAAGGCCCGCGAGACGCTCAAGAACACGGCTCTGAGCGCGCAGCTGCGCGAGGCGGCGACCCAG GCGCAACAGACTCTGGGCTGCACCATCGACAAGGCTACCGGGACCCTGCTCTATGGCTTGGCCTCCCGACTCCGGGATCCGCGGCGTCTCTCTTTCCTCGTGAGCTACATAGCCAATAGGAAGATCCATACGGAGACCCAGCTGAGCG CTGCCCTTGAATATGTGCGGAGTCATCCCCTGGACCCCATCAACACCATGGTCTTTGAGCAGGAATGCGGCGTGGGCGTTGTGGTGACCCCAGAGCAGATTGAGGAGGCT GTGGAGGCTGCCATAAATCGCCACCGACCCCAGCTCCTAGTAGAGCGTTACCATTTCAATATGGGGCTGCTGATGG GAGAGGCTCGGGCTGGGCTCAAGTGGGCAGATGGCAAAATGATCAAGCACGAAGTAGACATGCAG GTCCTCCACCTCCTGGGTCCCAAGACGGAGACTGATCTGGAGAAGAAGCCCAAG GTGGCAAAGGCTCGGCCAGAAGAAACAGACCGAAGAACAGCAAAGGATGTGGTAGAGAATG GTGAGACTGTTGTTCAGACCCTGTCTCTGATGGAGCAGCTCCGAGGCGAGGCGCTTAAGTTCCACAAGCCTG GTGAGAACTACAAGACCCCGGGCTATGTGACCACTCCATATACCATGGATCTACTGAAGCAGCACCTGGAGATCACTGGAGGACAG GTACGTACCCGGTTCCCACCAGAACCCAATGGAATCCTGCACATTGGACATGCCAAAGCCATCAACTTCAACTTTGGCTATGCCAAG GCCAACAATGGGATCTGTTTCCTGCGCTTTGATGACACCAACCCTGAGAAGGAGGAAGCAAAGTTCTTCACTGCCATCTGCGACATGGTGGCCTGGCTGG GTTACATACCTTACAAGGTGACATATGCCTCCAACTATTTTGACCAGCTGTATGCGTGGGCTGAGGAGCTCATCCGCAG GGGTCAGGCCTATGTGTGCCACCAGCGAGGAGAGGAGCTCAAAGGCCACAACCCACTGCCCTCACCCTGGAGAGACCGTCCCACAGAGGAGTCCTTGCTACTCTTCGAG GCAATGCGCAAGGGCAAGTTTGCAGAGGGTGAGGCCACACTGCGGATGAAGCTGGTGATGGAGGATGGCAAGATGGACCCTGTGGCCTATCGAGTCAAGTATACACCGCACCACCGCACAGGGGACACTTG GTGCATCTACCCCACCTATGACTACACACACTGCCTCTGTGACTCCATCGAGCATATCACCCACTCACTCTGCACCAAGGAATTCCAGGCCCG acGCTCTTCCTACTTCTGGCTGTGCAATGCACTGGACGTCTATTGTCCTGTGCAGTGGGAGTATGGCCGCCTCAATCTGCACTATGCTGTTGTCTCTAAGAGGAAGATTCTCCAGCTTGTGGCAGCTGGCGCTGTGCG GGATTGGGACGACCCACGGCTCTTCACGCTCACAGCCTTACGTCGGAGGGGCTTCCCTCCTGAGGCCATCAACAACTTCTGTGCTCGG GTGGGAGTGACAGTGGCACAGACCACAATGGAACCACATCTGCTAGAAGCCTGTGTGCGTGATGTGCTGAATGACACAGCCCCTCGGGCCATGGCTGTGCTGGAGCCATTACAGGTGGTCATCACCAATTTTCCTGCTGCCAAG TCCTTGGACATTCAGGTACCCAGCTTCCCAGCTGATGAGACCAAGGGCTTCCATCAGATTCCCTTTGGACCCATTGTCTTCATTGAAAGGACTGACTTCAAAGAG GAGCCAGAGCCAGGCTATAAGCGCCTGGCATGGGGCCAGCCCGTGGGCCTGAGGCATACAGGCTACGTCATCGAGCTGCAGCATGTTGTCAAG GGCCCCAGTGGCTGTGTGGAAAGCCTTGAGGTGACCTGCAGACGGGCAGATGCTGGAGAAAAGCCCAAGGCATTTATTCACTGGGTATCACAGCCTCTGACGTGTGAGATTCGCCTCTATGAGCGACT ATTTCAGCACAAGAACCCTGAGGATCCTGCTGAGGTGCCTGGTGGATTCTTAAGTGATTTGAACCCG GCATCACTACAAGTGGTCGAGGCAGCATTAGTGGACTGTTCTGTGGCCCTGGCAAAGCCCTTTGACAAGTTCCAGTTTGAGCGGCTTGGTTACTTTTCTGTGGATCCAGACAGCCGCCAGGGACAG ctTGTCTTCAACCGGACCGTCACACTGAAGGAGGACCCAGGAAAAGTGTGA
- the QARS1 gene encoding glutamine--tRNA ligase isoform X2, with amino-acid sequence MAALDPLSLFTGLGLSEHKARETLKNTALSAQLREAATQAQQTLGCTIDKATGTLLYGLASRLRDPRRLSFLVSYIANRKIHTETQLSAALEYVRSHPLDPINTMVFEQECGVGVVVTPEQIEEAVEAAINRHRPQLLVERYHFNMGLLMGEARAGLKWADGKMIKHEVDMQVAKARPEETDRRTAKDVVENGETVVQTLSLMEQLRGEALKFHKPGENYKTPGYVTTPYTMDLLKQHLEITGGQVRTRFPPEPNGILHIGHAKAINFNFGYAKANNGICFLRFDDTNPEKEEAKFFTAICDMVAWLGYIPYKVTYASNYFDQLYAWAEELIRRGQAYVCHQRGEELKGHNPLPSPWRDRPTEESLLLFEAMRKGKFAEGEATLRMKLVMEDGKMDPVAYRVKYTPHHRTGDTWCIYPTYDYTHCLCDSIEHITHSLCTKEFQARRSSYFWLCNALDVYCPVQWEYGRLNLHYAVVSKRKILQLVAAGAVRDWDDPRLFTLTALRRRGFPPEAINNFCARVGVTVAQTTMEPHLLEACVRDVLNDTAPRAMAVLEPLQVVITNFPAAKSLDIQVPSFPADETKGFHQIPFGPIVFIERTDFKEEPEPGYKRLAWGQPVGLRHTGYVIELQHVVKGPSGCVESLEVTCRRADAGEKPKAFIHWVSQPLTCEIRLYERLFQHKNPEDPAEVPGGFLSDLNPASLQVVEAALVDCSVALAKPFDKFQFERLGYFSVDPDSRQGQLVFNRTVTLKEDPGKV; translated from the exons ATGGCAGCTCTGGACCCTCTGTCGCTCTTCACCGGCCTCGGCCTGAGCGAACACAAGGCCCGCGAGACGCTCAAGAACACGGCTCTGAGCGCGCAGCTGCGCGAGGCGGCGACCCAG GCGCAACAGACTCTGGGCTGCACCATCGACAAGGCTACCGGGACCCTGCTCTATGGCTTGGCCTCCCGACTCCGGGATCCGCGGCGTCTCTCTTTCCTCGTGAGCTACATAGCCAATAGGAAGATCCATACGGAGACCCAGCTGAGCG CTGCCCTTGAATATGTGCGGAGTCATCCCCTGGACCCCATCAACACCATGGTCTTTGAGCAGGAATGCGGCGTGGGCGTTGTGGTGACCCCAGAGCAGATTGAGGAGGCT GTGGAGGCTGCCATAAATCGCCACCGACCCCAGCTCCTAGTAGAGCGTTACCATTTCAATATGGGGCTGCTGATGG GAGAGGCTCGGGCTGGGCTCAAGTGGGCAGATGGCAAAATGATCAAGCACGAAGTAGACATGCAG GTGGCAAAGGCTCGGCCAGAAGAAACAGACCGAAGAACAGCAAAGGATGTGGTAGAGAATG GTGAGACTGTTGTTCAGACCCTGTCTCTGATGGAGCAGCTCCGAGGCGAGGCGCTTAAGTTCCACAAGCCTG GTGAGAACTACAAGACCCCGGGCTATGTGACCACTCCATATACCATGGATCTACTGAAGCAGCACCTGGAGATCACTGGAGGACAG GTACGTACCCGGTTCCCACCAGAACCCAATGGAATCCTGCACATTGGACATGCCAAAGCCATCAACTTCAACTTTGGCTATGCCAAG GCCAACAATGGGATCTGTTTCCTGCGCTTTGATGACACCAACCCTGAGAAGGAGGAAGCAAAGTTCTTCACTGCCATCTGCGACATGGTGGCCTGGCTGG GTTACATACCTTACAAGGTGACATATGCCTCCAACTATTTTGACCAGCTGTATGCGTGGGCTGAGGAGCTCATCCGCAG GGGTCAGGCCTATGTGTGCCACCAGCGAGGAGAGGAGCTCAAAGGCCACAACCCACTGCCCTCACCCTGGAGAGACCGTCCCACAGAGGAGTCCTTGCTACTCTTCGAG GCAATGCGCAAGGGCAAGTTTGCAGAGGGTGAGGCCACACTGCGGATGAAGCTGGTGATGGAGGATGGCAAGATGGACCCTGTGGCCTATCGAGTCAAGTATACACCGCACCACCGCACAGGGGACACTTG GTGCATCTACCCCACCTATGACTACACACACTGCCTCTGTGACTCCATCGAGCATATCACCCACTCACTCTGCACCAAGGAATTCCAGGCCCG acGCTCTTCCTACTTCTGGCTGTGCAATGCACTGGACGTCTATTGTCCTGTGCAGTGGGAGTATGGCCGCCTCAATCTGCACTATGCTGTTGTCTCTAAGAGGAAGATTCTCCAGCTTGTGGCAGCTGGCGCTGTGCG GGATTGGGACGACCCACGGCTCTTCACGCTCACAGCCTTACGTCGGAGGGGCTTCCCTCCTGAGGCCATCAACAACTTCTGTGCTCGG GTGGGAGTGACAGTGGCACAGACCACAATGGAACCACATCTGCTAGAAGCCTGTGTGCGTGATGTGCTGAATGACACAGCCCCTCGGGCCATGGCTGTGCTGGAGCCATTACAGGTGGTCATCACCAATTTTCCTGCTGCCAAG TCCTTGGACATTCAGGTACCCAGCTTCCCAGCTGATGAGACCAAGGGCTTCCATCAGATTCCCTTTGGACCCATTGTCTTCATTGAAAGGACTGACTTCAAAGAG GAGCCAGAGCCAGGCTATAAGCGCCTGGCATGGGGCCAGCCCGTGGGCCTGAGGCATACAGGCTACGTCATCGAGCTGCAGCATGTTGTCAAG GGCCCCAGTGGCTGTGTGGAAAGCCTTGAGGTGACCTGCAGACGGGCAGATGCTGGAGAAAAGCCCAAGGCATTTATTCACTGGGTATCACAGCCTCTGACGTGTGAGATTCGCCTCTATGAGCGACT ATTTCAGCACAAGAACCCTGAGGATCCTGCTGAGGTGCCTGGTGGATTCTTAAGTGATTTGAACCCG GCATCACTACAAGTGGTCGAGGCAGCATTAGTGGACTGTTCTGTGGCCCTGGCAAAGCCCTTTGACAAGTTCCAGTTTGAGCGGCTTGGTTACTTTTCTGTGGATCCAGACAGCCGCCAGGGACAG ctTGTCTTCAACCGGACCGTCACACTGAAGGAGGACCCAGGAAAAGTGTGA